In Nitrosococcus halophilus Nc 4, the genomic stretch TTTGCTGCGTCCGAGTGGAGCAAATGATTAGGATTCAACATCAGCATTTCCGCACCCGAGTGACTGCATATGTGTTAGCTCGTTCTTTATAGAATTCGATCTCGGCGTTTAGCGCCTGCCATAAAGCTGCACACCTTTTCTTGCGAGCGCGCCATTCCTTCAGTTCGCTCAGAAGGAAACCCACGACGACATCCTAAATGACTTCATATCCCTGGCTTACTTATCGTTCTAGCTCACATACGCCACACCTATAGGAATTGGGAGCCACCCTTAAGATGATTTAGAATTTGCCTAAACGTGACTAACTAGCGGGCCCCGTCAGCTGAGGAGTAGGCTCCCTAAGGGGCAGGGAAACCTCCCGTGCTGCTTCCGGCAAACTGAATTTGCCGCCTTCCTCCGTCACACCGCCGGTAGTCATAGACAATCCTTTACTATAACACTCAAGTGCCGCCTCAGAATCGCCTATCTCTTCCAACACTTTCCCCAATTCACGATAAGCTTCTGGCCTGGGGGCATAAGCAATACTGGTTTCTAGATATTGCCGCGCCTTGCCCCATAAACCATTATATTGCGCCAGCCGCCCCAGAGTGAGCAATAACCAAGGGTTGTTTCCTTGCTGGGAGAGCCAAGCTTCTGCCCGCGTAAGCTGTGCCACCAGATCCGATGACCGAACCAATCCATAAAGATAGATTAATTCATCACTCCAATTCCTTTTCAAGGTTTCCTGGAGAAGTTGTTCCGCCAGATCTAGCTCATTACGCTCAAGAAGAGCATAGACATAGGCGGCCACAATCCGGGGATGTCTCCGCAGGCGGTTGGGAACTGCTTTCCATGCCTCGATCAAATAAGCATCGCTTTCGCTGCGAGCAGCCTCTTGCAAAAGCTCCACATGGGCCATCACTTCTAATGACTGGGATTCCTCCTTATTCACTAAGCGCCGCTTGCGTAATTCTGGTAACAAGCCGAGCAACTGGCCCCAATCTCGGTGTTGGGAGTAAAGAGATTTTAGCAATTTAAGTGGCTGGGGGTGTCTCGGATCTAAAGCCCGCAGATGTCTTATCGTAGCCAATGCCTGATCAAACTGCCCACTGCTAATCTGTAGTTCCGCCTGGGCAAGTTCGACGGCAAAATTAGCGGCAGGCGTAGTCTCTCGGGCCAAATCTAAATAATGATCTCGCCGCTCATAAGCGCCTTGATTCTGGGCAGCACGGGCAGCGGCAATATAATTGAGTAACGGGGTATTGCTATGAGCGATATCCTTAACCAAGGCACGCTCTGCCCGATCCCAATTCCCTTCCTCTATGTCGATCAAACCTTCAATCAACATCTTGCTCGCGCGCGAGTTCCGCCGCCGTTGCCGTGTTTCTCCTAGCCGCTGGGGGGCTCGCCACATGTTGGAAAAAAAGCGCAGGGCTAAGTATCCTCCGATAAAGGCTAACCCTGCCACAATCACTGCCAGAGTCAGAGTTGTTTCCACCATCCATTGGCCATATCCGACAACGAGATAACCGGAGTCATCATGGGTGAGCAGTTCCAAACCTACCGCCAGGATCAGAACAATCAAGCCAAAGATCACTGCTTTCATCATGCCTTACCTCCTTCGCCACCTCCGGCAGCTTGCGGCCCAATATGCTCCTGCACCCGCTCCAACGCCTTTAACGATCCAGAAATTTCTGGTAACGCGGGTTTAATTGCCGTCTGTTCCAGCTCAACGAGGGTGTCCTCCATAACCTTAGCTTCAGGCCCTTGGAAATAAGTCTGCAACCAACTTTGAGCTAGCTGGAGACTTTGCCGAAAGCTACCCTCATTTTTTTGTAATAGGCTCAGCCGAGCTGATTCTAATTCAAGCCGCAGATTTTGGTAGAGAAAGTAGCGCTCTTCCGGTGGTAATATGGGAATACCTCCCCCTTCCCCTTCACCTCGGCGCCTGACGACGACCAAATTCTTGAGATCGCTCCAGATAACCTGCAAAAACTCCCTGGCCTTAGCGATATAAGTATTCCCTTCTGCTTCCGGCGCCTGCTCAGAGGCCTGCTCTTCCACCTTTGGAGTCGACGTCGGCTCCTCTAACACCGTTTCTTTGAGTTCTAATTCTTCTACCCGATCAATGAGGCTAGTAAGAGATAGCGCCATGCCATCAATGTCAGGAACGGGCACCGCTTTTAAGGAACTGATTTCTTCCGCTAATTTAGCTCGCACTGGCGTTAACGCCGGATCGGCCACCTCGCGGAGAATCTGATCAGCCGTCTGCAAGGCCACAAGCGCGGTGTTTACATCCCGTTCCAATTGCAACCGTTCATTGGCGATACGCATGAGGTAAGCAGCCTCGGCAATGTCCCAATTCCCAGGCTGCGGGCCCTGTTCTATTTCCGTGCGGAGAATACGCAGAGCGGATTCCAGAGCGGCCATTTCCTTCTGGATCATCTCAAGCTCATTGGCATTCCCCTCAAGTTCTCCCTTCAAGGAGCTAACCGCTTGCTGGAGGGGTTCTTCTCTGCCCGCAAGCCGTTCATCCACCTGGGAGGCTACTCGGGAATCTACTTGACTATCTAGTTGTTCCGTCAATTTCTTAGAGAGGGCCTCTCGCGCCTCCCGTTCCTTCTCCGCCAAGGAGCGCGCGTAGTAGGCATCCCCCGCAGCAACTAAAATGAGGGCAACGGCCAGAATCATAAACCCTGCCATAGACCTGCCTCGGCCACGGCCATCGCTTGCCGGCGCTTTAGAAGGCTTAAACGCCGGCTTGCCATCCTCACCCTCGGCTGGGGAAGCTTCTGCTGCTGCCCCTGCAGCAACTCCCTCGGACATTGGCTGTTCTGGTTCTAGAGTTTTTGATTCCTGCTCCGCCTCCTTTGTTTTTTGGAAATCACTTTCTTCTGAGGCCGCTTCTGGTGAAGGTTTGTCAGAGGAGTTACCCATAGTTCCTCCTGGCGCTACAAAAGCCGGTTGATTACTTTCTGTTTCTGAAGAAAAAACCCCCTTTTCCTCAGGACTCTCCACTGTGGATTCTGCTTTGGGTGCAGTAGGCTGGGTTTCTGGCCTTTCTGGCTCCGGGGCTTTTGCATTGGCTTCCCCCGTTACCGCTGAGTTAACCTCATTAAATGTTGTTTCTGCTGATGAGCCGGCCTTCTTTTGCTTCTTTTTGCTGCGGTGTGCTCCTTTCGCGCGTCGACGTCCTGGCAAGTTTTCTTCTTTATCATCACTCATAATTTATCCTCATGTTCAATGATGGCCTGGACAAGAGCGGTATCGCTAGGCTCCTGTGCCACCCATATTTGGGTAAATCCAAGCTCTTTTGCTTGCTGCGCTTGCCGCGAGCCGATGACTACAAGGGGGGTCAGGCGAAGTTTTTCTAACAGAGGTTCCCCGACCAGATAACAAAGATTTTCTAAAACGGCTTTACTGGTGGTAATCACTACATCGAGGGGACGGTGCGCCAGGGCTTGGCGGAGATTGGCTGCCACTGATGGAGGAGGTAAGCTGCGGCGGTACACCTCAGCATATTCAATTTGGGCACCACGCTTGGCCAACGTTCCCGCCAAAAGCTCCCGTCCTCCACTGCCGCGGAAAATGACTACCCGCTTCCCTTTCATATGCTGCAATTCATCCATGGCGAGCAACGCTTCGCTGTTATAGCCGGAGGTAGGGCAAAGGTGGGGATGCAGCCCGAAGGCGGCCAAAGCCTGGGCAGTAGCTTGCCCTACCACTGCAATTTTAAGATCTGCTGGCACTTCTCGCCGGGAAAGTACCCACGACAACCCCCGTTTGACTGCATTAACACTCACAAACACAGCCCAATGAAAACCCTCTAAGCGGCGAATAACCTCCTCTACCGCAAAAGGCTCCTTGGGATCGCCAATTTCCACCGCCGGGAAGCGCAAAACCTGCCCTCCTTCGGCTTCGATTAATTGAGATAACCCTTCAGCTTGCTCTGCAGGACGGGTGACCAATATCCACTGACCCGCAAGCCGTTGCCGTGAGAGGGTCTCCTTTTCAGTCACCGTAGACCTCCGCCAGGATCTTATCCGCCCCCCGCCGCAGCAAATCCTCGCCCAGGGATACCCCTAACACCTCTGCTTCCTCAGGCGTTCCCCACATTTCACCTCGAATGACTTTACCCCCATCCGGTTGTCCCACCAGAGCACGTAATCGCAGCCGCTCACCATCAAGTTCAGCATAGGCAGCAATGGGAACTTGGCAGCCACCCGCAAGCCGCTCATTTAACGCCCGTTCAGCACGAATGGTAGTCCGCGTTGGGGTATGTTCAAGCACTTTTAATAGCTCCTCCGTAGCGGTATCGCCCTTTCGGCACTCAATGCCAATAGCCCCCTGGCCGATAGCAGGAAGACTGACCTCAGGGGCCAGCAATTCTGTTATTCGGTCAGTCAGCCCTAAACGTTTTAAACCCGAAGCCGCCAAAACAATGCCATCAAATTCATTGTTGTCTAATTTGGCTAAGCGGGTATTAACATTACCGCGCAGATCCAAAACATGGAAGTCTGGGCGACGTTCGCGTACTTGACTTTGTCGGCGTAGGCTCGAAGTTCCCACGCGCGCACCTTCCGGAAGACTATCCAATTGCTGCCAGTGGTTGGAGACAAAAGCATCCCTGGGATCCTCTCGCTCACAAATTACCGAGATGTGGAGGTCTTCCGGCAAAACCACTGGTACATCTTTCATGGAATGAACGGCAATATCGGCCTCTCCGCTAAGCAGACCTTGTTCCAATTCCTTAACAAACAATCCCTTACCACCTACCTTGGCCAGGGGAGTATCCAAGATTTTATCGCCCTGGGTGCTCATTCGAACCAATTCTACACTCAAGCCAGGGTGGTGATGACGCAATGTATCAGCAACATATTCAGCTTGCCACAAAGCAAGGAGACTCTTACGTGTGGCAATACGAAGACAAGTCTTTGCACTCATAATATAAACACCATTTTATATCGATTTAATAGGCTAAAGCTGCTTTAAAGAGGAAATGGGACCGGGTATGGAATTGCAAAGCTTGAATACAGACCTTATCCGAATGCAGCACCAAGACGGATATTTGGCGTAAAATTACCGCAAGATACCCCTATACCCAAAACTTTTCCACTTCCAACACGCGGAGAATGCTATTTTATATGAGTCACGACACTACCCACAGTAAACCCTGGTCCGGTCGCTTCAATGAACCCACCGATGCCTTTGTTGAAGAATTCACCGCCTCTGTCGGCTTTGACCGCCGACTGTATCGACAGGATATCCGGGGTTCTATCGCTCACGCGCACATGCTAAGCAAAGTAGGGGTGCTCTCTACGGAGGAGTCCGAGGCCATTGTGCAGGGCTTAGAAGCCATTGCCCAAGACATCGACAAGGGACAGTTTTCCTGGTCCGTCACGCTTGAAGATGTGCACATGAATATCGAGGCCGCCCTTACCGAGCGTATTGGTCCCGTCGGCAAAAAGCTGCATACAGGCCGTTCTCGAAATGACCAGATTGCCACGGATATCCGTTTGTATCTACGTGATGCCATCGATGCCATTGCAACCCAACTGAGACACCTGCAAGAAGCCTTGCTAGATCTAGCCGAGCGCGAGGCAGAAACGATCATGCCAGGGTTTACCCACCTGCAAACGGCACAACCCGTGACCTTTGGTCATCACTTGATGGCCTGGTTCGAAATGCTGGCAAGGGATAACGAACGCCTTGCGGATTGCCGCCGCCGGGTGAATATCCTGCCCTTGGGGGCGGCGGCCCTAGCGGGAACCACCTTTCCTATCGATCGCGCCTATACGGCCGAACTGCTGGGCTTTGAGGCTATCACAGAGAATTCATTGGACGCAGTCTCCGATCGGGATTTTGCCATTGAATTTACCGCTGTTGGTGCTCTCCTCATGACCCATCTGTCCCGTTTTGCTGAGGAATTAGTGCTATGGTCCTCAGCCCAGTTTGACTTTGTCACTCTCCCGGATCGGTTCTGTACGGGATCGTCTATTATGCCCCAGAAGAAAAACCCTGATGTTCCAGAACTGGTGAGAGGAAAAACAGGCCGAGTCAACGGCCACCTCATCAGTCTTCTCACCCTAATGAAAAGCCAACCTCTTGCTTATAACAAAGATAACCAGGAAGACAAAGAGCCCCTATTCGATACTATTGACACTCTCCTGGGATCCCTGCGGGCTTTTGCCGATATGGTTCCGGCCATAAAAGCTAATTCCGATAAAATGCGCGAAGCAGCCGCTAAAGGCTATGCCACTGCGACTGATCTCGCTGACTATCTGGTGCGTAAAGGCGCTTCCTTCCGAGATGCCCATGAAATAGTAGGCAAAGCCGTCGCCCATGCCATTGAACAGGGCGAGGATCTGGCCGCACTCAATCTGGAAACCCTCCAAAGCTTTACCCCTCTTATCCAGGAAGATGTCTTCTCAGTCCTCACATTGGAGGGTTCGGTGGCGGCAAGAAACCATTTAGGAGGCACCGCGCCTACCCAAGTACGCGCTGCCATCCAACGGGCGCGGAGGAAACTAAGCCCCCAACCCTAACTG encodes the following:
- a CDS encoding heme biosynthesis protein HemY; translated protein: MMKAVIFGLIVLILAVGLELLTHDDSGYLVVGYGQWMVETTLTLAVIVAGLAFIGGYLALRFFSNMWRAPQRLGETRQRRRNSRASKMLIEGLIDIEEGNWDRAERALVKDIAHSNTPLLNYIAAARAAQNQGAYERRDHYLDLARETTPAANFAVELAQAELQISSGQFDQALATIRHLRALDPRHPQPLKLLKSLYSQHRDWGQLLGLLPELRKRRLVNKEESQSLEVMAHVELLQEAARSESDAYLIEAWKAVPNRLRRHPRIVAAYVYALLERNELDLAEQLLQETLKRNWSDELIYLYGLVRSSDLVAQLTRAEAWLSQQGNNPWLLLTLGRLAQYNGLWGKARQYLETSIAYAPRPEAYRELGKVLEEIGDSEAALECYSKGLSMTTGGVTEEGGKFSLPEAAREVSLPLREPTPQLTGPAS
- a CDS encoding uroporphyrinogen-III C-methyltransferase, with protein sequence MSDDKEENLPGRRRAKGAHRSKKKQKKAGSSAETTFNEVNSAVTGEANAKAPEPERPETQPTAPKAESTVESPEEKGVFSSETESNQPAFVAPGGTMGNSSDKPSPEAASEESDFQKTKEAEQESKTLEPEQPMSEGVAAGAAAEASPAEGEDGKPAFKPSKAPASDGRGRGRSMAGFMILAVALILVAAGDAYYARSLAEKEREAREALSKKLTEQLDSQVDSRVASQVDERLAGREEPLQQAVSSLKGELEGNANELEMIQKEMAALESALRILRTEIEQGPQPGNWDIAEAAYLMRIANERLQLERDVNTALVALQTADQILREVADPALTPVRAKLAEEISSLKAVPVPDIDGMALSLTSLIDRVEELELKETVLEEPTSTPKVEEQASEQAPEAEGNTYIAKAREFLQVIWSDLKNLVVVRRRGEGEGGGIPILPPEERYFLYQNLRLELESARLSLLQKNEGSFRQSLQLAQSWLQTYFQGPEAKVMEDTLVELEQTAIKPALPEISGSLKALERVQEHIGPQAAGGGEGGKA
- a CDS encoding uroporphyrinogen-III synthase, which produces MTEKETLSRQRLAGQWILVTRPAEQAEGLSQLIEAEGGQVLRFPAVEIGDPKEPFAVEEVIRRLEGFHWAVFVSVNAVKRGLSWVLSRREVPADLKIAVVGQATAQALAAFGLHPHLCPTSGYNSEALLAMDELQHMKGKRVVIFRGSGGRELLAGTLAKRGAQIEYAEVYRRSLPPPSVAANLRQALAHRPLDVVITTSKAVLENLCYLVGEPLLEKLRLTPLVVIGSRQAQQAKELGFTQIWVAQEPSDTALVQAIIEHEDKL
- the hemC gene encoding hydroxymethylbilane synthase, which gives rise to MSAKTCLRIATRKSLLALWQAEYVADTLRHHHPGLSVELVRMSTQGDKILDTPLAKVGGKGLFVKELEQGLLSGEADIAVHSMKDVPVVLPEDLHISVICEREDPRDAFVSNHWQQLDSLPEGARVGTSSLRRQSQVRERRPDFHVLDLRGNVNTRLAKLDNNEFDGIVLAASGLKRLGLTDRITELLAPEVSLPAIGQGAIGIECRKGDTATEELLKVLEHTPTRTTIRAERALNERLAGGCQVPIAAYAELDGERLRLRALVGQPDGGKVIRGEMWGTPEEAEVLGVSLGEDLLRRGADKILAEVYGD
- the argH gene encoding argininosuccinate lyase, translating into MSHDTTHSKPWSGRFNEPTDAFVEEFTASVGFDRRLYRQDIRGSIAHAHMLSKVGVLSTEESEAIVQGLEAIAQDIDKGQFSWSVTLEDVHMNIEAALTERIGPVGKKLHTGRSRNDQIATDIRLYLRDAIDAIATQLRHLQEALLDLAEREAETIMPGFTHLQTAQPVTFGHHLMAWFEMLARDNERLADCRRRVNILPLGAAALAGTTFPIDRAYTAELLGFEAITENSLDAVSDRDFAIEFTAVGALLMTHLSRFAEELVLWSSAQFDFVTLPDRFCTGSSIMPQKKNPDVPELVRGKTGRVNGHLISLLTLMKSQPLAYNKDNQEDKEPLFDTIDTLLGSLRAFADMVPAIKANSDKMREAAAKGYATATDLADYLVRKGASFRDAHEIVGKAVAHAIEQGEDLAALNLETLQSFTPLIQEDVFSVLTLEGSVAARNHLGGTAPTQVRAAIQRARRKLSPQP